The DNA region aaaagatataaaatttaacatCGTCAATTAATAAAAGCAATAAAAGCATTTTTATGTTTCGTCCtattgaaaaacaaattgaaaaatctatGATATCTTGacgtattttgtattatatcatTGACCCTACGTGATCCTGAGTTGAAAAAAATTATCTCTCTTCACAATGCTTTGATAAATAGTCTGCTACAATTATGTGTTATTCCCACTGCATATCACGATAAAAGCTTCAGCCTCCGAACTGTGAATAACTTCATTAAGATGGCAGCGTAGTTCGGTCTCAAAAATAAGTGAATTACATTGTGTAGTTGCCGTGTATATAGGTAAGCGTAAAGTGTAGTGAGCATAGTACACGCTATTGTTGTAGATAATTCACGAAAGTAAAGTAACAAAAGGATCGATATTAATAAGGATGTTAAGGAAAGGAAAtctttttatgagaaatttacgCCATACTACAAGAACGTTCCACGATGAAGCTATCATTATCGGTAGTGAACAAGACACCAAGTCACCGGAGTATCAGGTTAGAACGAGAGTACATGCGCATTTCATGCATAAACGAATCATCCTGAAACTAATCTCTTTAAGGATTCCACTTTTGATCGATATTACCTTATCACTTTGGAAGGGATATAAAAATTATCGCGATATTAATTGCACGAACGGATTGTTTTATCTCTTGTGTGAGATAAATTGATATCGTTTATTTAAACGCATTCGGAGCGTGATAGACGACTGCGCAACTGAGTCACGATGATGTATGGCGCGTAATACAAACATTACGAACATTGCGCGCGccattttttcataatttattaaaaacagtGCGTGCAATGTTtcgaataatgaaaataattggcTCTCAACTGTTATCGTTGAATCATTAGCGATCACACAGCTTGAATTATTTTGCTAAATCGAGATAATTAATAACAGTATTTGTACAATTATGATTTCTAATATTtagtatttgtttaattttattccacattctATGACTGTCATCGTAATGACTATCAGCGATTTTCGTTGCGTAAAGTAAAAAGtacaaattataattgaataaaCTCTATAGTAATTATCTATGAGCCAATGATACTGGTTGGGGGTTAAAAATGAGTGTCAGAACGAATGTGGAGCTGGTAAAAAAATGTTTCTAGGACAATTATGTACAAATGAAGTGTATGGTAGATAGACTAAAAGAGACAGTCGAAAAGGTTGTAGAGGGCGGGGGACGAAAGGCGAGAGAAAGACACCTAAAAAAGGGGAAACTTTTACCACGAGCACGAATTAACACGCTTCTCGATCCGACATCTCCTTTTCTCGAATTTTCTCAATTAGCTGGTTACGAACTGTACGATAACGAGGAAGTACCAGCTGGTGGAATTATTACTGGCATCGGCAGGGTAGAAGGGTAAGTATTTCCAATTTCCGGACTTGaaaaaattctttgaaaattatgttaaaaatatgTCGTCGTCATTTAGCACTGAATGCGTAATAGTTGCAAATGATCCGACTGTGAAGGGGGGCACGTACTATCCAATCACGGTGAAAAAGCACTTGAGAGCTCAAGAAATTGCGGAAGAGAATCatttgccatgcatatatttagtAGACAGTGGTGGCGCAAATTTATCTAGACAAGCCGACGTATTTCCGGATAAAATGCATTTCGGAAGAAGCTTCTATAATCAGGCTATCCTAAGTTCGAAGGGGATCGCGCAAATTGCAGTAGTAATGGGAAGTTGCACAGCAGGTCTCACTATGATCCACGTATTCTACTTGAATCTCTCAGCACTGTTATACGTCAATTGTTCGCAATGACATTTAATCAATTTATACAGGAGGCGCATACTTGCCAGCCATGGCCGACGAAAACATAATCGTTGGCAATCAAGGTACTATCTTCTTGGCTGGCCCGCCTTTAGTGAAAGCTTCTACCGGCGAAGATGTTACTCCGGAAGAGTTGGGCGGTGCGACGGTTCATTGTCGGTAATTAACAAATACATTTGGACACATCGTTTGTTTTCGATTATGGTTCTGCAGTTTTAATTTCAGAACCTCTGGAGTCACCGACCATTATGCCATTGACGATACTCACGCCTTGTACTTGGCTCGTCAAATTGTGAAAGACTTGAATAGACAAAGACCGATGCACGTAAACTTGGACAAACAGATGGACGTACCATTGTATTCTGTCGATGAAATTTATGGTATAGTTGGCGTAAACTTGAAGCGACCGTACGATGTCAGAGAAGTGATAGCGAGGATCGTGGATGGATCGAGATTTCGCGAGTTTAAGGCGCAGTACGGGGAAACGTTGGTTACCGGCTTCGCGAAAATTTACGGTTACCCCGTGGGAATAGTTGCGAATAATGGCATACTGTTTTCGCAGGCCGCGTTAAAAGCCACACATTTCGTGCAGCTCTGCGCTCAGAGAAAGATACCGCTTATTTTCTTGCAGAATATTACAGGTACGTATCTCGTTGAATGAAATTGCCGCGTTCCCATGACTAATACATCTGGTCATTGTAAAACTGCAGGATTTATGGTGGGCAAGGATGCTGAGGCCGAGGGTATTGCTAAAAATGGAGCAAAAATGGTGAACGCCGTGGCTTGCGCTCAAGTGCCCAAAATTACGGTGGTGATCGGTGGTTCGTACGGAGCAGGAAATTACGGTACTTTGCATTTGATAAACGACTGTTCGAGTTCTGTTCAGTTTGTTTAATTTTGATATATACGCAGGTATGTGTGGTAGATCTTATTCGCCAAGATTTCTCTATACCTGGCCGAATGCAAAAATATCCGTGATGGGAGGGATACAGGCTGCGAATGTAATAGCGCAAATTACCAAGCAGCAACGTGTTCGCGATGGGAAAGAGGTACAAAACATTGCAATTCGTTCTGTTATTGTCTTGTCAATTATCGATATAATCTCGTCGATTGTGACAGTGGACCCCGGAAGAGGAGGAGCAGCTGAAAAGACCGATCatagagaaattcgaaagggaGAGCAGTCCGTACTATGCTAGTGCCAGGTAGATTTTCACGTACTATTAGTCCTTTCACTTTATGAGAGTAAATGCAAGTTATTCGAGTAAATTGTTTTTCAGACTTTGGGACGACGGTGTGATCAATCCGACCGACACTAGAGTGGTATTAGGTCTTAGTCTATCGGCAGCGCTAAATGCACCCATACCAGAAACTAAATTTGGAATTTTCCGAATGTAAGGTTCGTGTTCAACGATGCAACCAGTGATCTGTAATTATGAAAGTATGAACCGATGTTTGTAGCCTTCCTAACAAAATTTTAGGccaaagatatatattttttatacaaagtTATCATGTATACATGATCATTAAACATtccacatatatatataatatatatatatattatatatatatagtatatttctATACGCGTCTTTATTAGCCTTCTATCTTTGTTCCTTAACGCGTCTATAAAGTAGGGAACATCTCTGGATGCGAAACAACGAGCACGCGTCCACGCGCGTATTCTCTCGCTTTATTAAgagttattttacatttttcgcGTTCCGTTATAATTATATTGAGATTATAGCAGCAATTAATTACCTCGTAATTGTCTAAGTTGCTTAAGTCACATCACGTTGTTTCATCTCGTCGCGCGACTAGGTCTCCTCGACATTCTCCGCTCGCAAAGGCCAATTTTCTTCTGGCAGTATAGCGGCTGTATTGTTATGCGGTTATTCGCGAGGGTACAGCTGGGAAATGAAGTAACACGGATTGCGAGAACGGAAGAGGTGAGCGAAAATTTGGCGGTCGCTGAACGGAGAAATTTCTTGAGCAGATGCTAATTAACCCAAACTCGAAGCTTCGTGATTATTCTTCCTATACAACGATCCTCGTATATCTCTGGAACGATCGGTCACAATTCTAAGATT from Bombus terrestris chromosome 14, iyBomTerr1.2, whole genome shotgun sequence includes:
- the LOC100646006 gene encoding methylcrotonoyl-CoA carboxylase beta chain, mitochondrial isoform X1, with amino-acid sequence MLRKGNLFMRNLRHTTRTFHDEAIIIGSEQDTKSPEYQDNYVQMKCMVDRLKETVEKVVEGGGRKARERHLKKGKLLPRARINTLLDPTSPFLEFSQLAGYELYDNEEVPAGGIITGIGRVEGTECVIVANDPTVKGGTYYPITVKKHLRAQEIAEENHLPCIYLVDSGGANLSRQADVFPDKMHFGRSFYNQAILSSKGIAQIAVVMGSCTAGGAYLPAMADENIIVGNQGTIFLAGPPLVKASTGEDVTPEELGGATVHCRTSGVTDHYAIDDTHALYLARQIVKDLNRQRPMHVNLDKQMDVPLYSVDEIYGIVGVNLKRPYDVREVIARIVDGSRFREFKAQYGETLVTGFAKIYGYPVGIVANNGILFSQAALKATHFVQLCAQRKIPLIFLQNITGFMVGKDAEAEGIAKNGAKMVNAVACAQVPKITVVIGGSYGAGNYGMCGRSYSPRFLYTWPNAKISVMGGIQAANVIAQITKQQRVRDGKEWTPEEEEQLKRPIIEKFERESSPYYASARLWDDGVINPTDTRVVLGLSLSAALNAPIPETKFGIFRM
- the LOC100646006 gene encoding methylcrotonoyl-CoA carboxylase beta chain, mitochondrial isoform X2, which translates into the protein MKCMVDRLKETVEKVVEGGGRKARERHLKKGKLLPRARINTLLDPTSPFLEFSQLAGYELYDNEEVPAGGIITGIGRVEGTECVIVANDPTVKGGTYYPITVKKHLRAQEIAEENHLPCIYLVDSGGANLSRQADVFPDKMHFGRSFYNQAILSSKGIAQIAVVMGSCTAGGAYLPAMADENIIVGNQGTIFLAGPPLVKASTGEDVTPEELGGATVHCRTSGVTDHYAIDDTHALYLARQIVKDLNRQRPMHVNLDKQMDVPLYSVDEIYGIVGVNLKRPYDVREVIARIVDGSRFREFKAQYGETLVTGFAKIYGYPVGIVANNGILFSQAALKATHFVQLCAQRKIPLIFLQNITGFMVGKDAEAEGIAKNGAKMVNAVACAQVPKITVVIGGSYGAGNYGMCGRSYSPRFLYTWPNAKISVMGGIQAANVIAQITKQQRVRDGKEWTPEEEEQLKRPIIEKFERESSPYYASARLWDDGVINPTDTRVVLGLSLSAALNAPIPETKFGIFRM